One Cytophagia bacterium CHB2 genomic window, ATCGTTTTCGAGCATGCCGGCAAACAGCTCAATGCCGCCGAGTGGATTGCGAATCTCGTGCGCCACGCCGGCAAGCATCATGCGCAGATTCTGCTCGCGCGTCACAATCGCCTCGCGCATGTGCTGCATGGTTTGCGCGAGAAAGCGGATTTCCTCCGTGCCCTTTACTTCGAAAGCCACTTCGGGCGCGCCTGCGCCGATGGCTTCCGCCGCGCGGCGCAAGCGTTCCAGCGGCGAGGTGAGACGCCGCGCGAAAATGATGCCGCTGATGGCGGCGACGATCAAACCGAGGGCGGCAATACTCCACAACACGCGTTGTATTTCGGCAATTGCAGACAAGGCTGCCGCGCTGCCTTCAATGCCAACAATCGCGACCACGTTCCCGTCCTCGCGCAGCGGCGCATAGGCGGCTTTGAACGGCTGATTTTGCGCGTCAAAAAAAAGCTTGGCGGCAGAAGCCCGGCCCTGCCAGGCGCGGCTGATTTCTTCCTGATCGAACCGCAATCGAACATATTCGCTGCCGATTGCCAATTCGCGCCGGCTGTCGAAGAGAATGCGATCTGTTCGTGCAAAAATCATGATGCGCGCCAGCGCGCCGGCCTCTGCCAGCGGCGCCAATTGCGCGTGTAACGTGCTGGCCGTGCGCGAGGTTTCATCGCCGGGCAGCAGGCTGATGATCGGCGCCGCGCCCACAGCCGCGCTCGCGGTTTGCGCGCCGGTTTTTGCAAATGCCGTGAGTTTGTCTGCCAGCTCGCCCTCGATTTGCGCGCGCATGCGCCACTGCAAATAAAAACCGGCGAGCGCGAGCACGGCGCCCATCTGCAAAATCAAAAACAAAATGAGTAAGGTTCGAATCCGTGGGCGAAACATGAGGCGAGAAGCGACTGGCAAGAAATGATGATGCGCTAGTTGCCGTTAACGACATCAGGTTTGCGACGGCGAAACACGAGAAACAGCCCGGCAAGAATCAACAGCACCGGCCAAAAATCGCGATACTGTTGAAACGGGCCGAGGGTGACGAAAAAAATAGCCGACAGGCCGATCAAAATAAAAGCGGGAATCACAAAACCGGTTTCGCGCTTGCCGAAAAAATACATTAATAAAAATCCGAGCCCGGGGCCGAGAATGAAAACCGGCCACAACTCTTCCATGTAATACCAGCGATTGTTCCACGCGCAAAATTGAAACAACGCGCCTTGACTCAACAGAATTGTAGCCGGCATGAGAAAACCGTAGCTGCGGCGATTCGCGAGAAAAAGCCCGAGAAACACCAAACCACCGAGAATCATCCACAATGGCCACAGTTCTTCCCAATAGAACTCGATAAAATTTCCAAGAAAAAACGATAATCCGACGAGTATGAGAATCCCGCCGGCCACAAGCGATCTGCGATCCATAATCTGACTCTAATCTGATTCGGATTTATTTGGAGAAAAGCAGGCTTCGACAAGCTCAGCCTGCGGAAGCTCTGCTGCGACAGTGCAGGCTTCGACGAGCTCAGCCTGCGGCAAAATCAAACATTTTCACATAACTTGCTGGCTGATTGACGGATGAATTAACGTAAACCGCCTTTGAATGTCAAGCGCGATCTTGCATTTGGCCTTTGGCGGGGCTATATTTGCGCGCATTTAGGGCGCATGAAAACTTAATGGCCAATGGTTAATAGTTGTCAATGATTAATCGACTATTGCCATTAACCATTAACCATTCCTAACGCATTTGAACTGCCTTATACCATCCAATCGGTACGAAGGAATCACCTATGATTGATCAAAAAGATTTTCGCCGCGTCCTGGGCGCTTTTGCCACCGGCGTGACGATTGTGACGACGCGTGCGGGCGATAAAATACACGGTTTGACCGCGAATGCCTTTTGCTCGGTGTCGCTGGCGCCGCCGCTGGTTTTGGTTTGTGTGAATAAAAACGCGCAAAGTCATGACTTGATCATGCAGGGAAAATGTTTCGCGGTGAATATTCTAAACGTTGATCAACAGCACATTGCAGAGCGGTTTGCGCAGGAGGCGCTTTCCGGCGCCGCGAGATTTGATACGCTGGAAACGCGTGCGGCGGTCACCGGCGCGCCGGTATTGGACGAATCCCTCGGCTGGGTGGATTGCAAATTAACCGCAAGCCATGAGGGCGGCGATCATACGATTTTTGTCGGCGAAGTTGTGGCGCTGAGTGATGGCGATGCAAAAGTTTCCCCGTTGCTTTATTTTCGCAGCGAGTATCGAATACTGGGGAATTCTGATTTTCCGGCGCGATAGCGTTCCGCCGCGGCATTTGCTATGATGAGGCATGATCAAGCCATGATTGAACAATACGTTCCCATCAGAGGATTGGAGGCGTGATGAAAAAAGTGGGATTCATATATGCTGCTCTTGCAATGCTGTTGCTATCCTGCGCCGGACCGGCAAGGATTTCGCAACCGCGCGCCGGTTCAATCGGCGACAGCATCAGAATCACGTTGCTGCAAATCAATGACGTCTATGAAATCACTCCGGTGAGCGGCGGCAAAGAAGGTGGCATGGCGCGTTTGGCAACGCTGCGCAAACAACTACAGGCAGAGAATCCCCACACCTTTATGTTGCTGGCCGGGGATCTCTTCAGCCCTTCGGCGCTCGGCACCGCGAAAGTCGACGATGTCCGTTTAGATGGCAAACAAATGGTCGCGGTGTTGAATGCGGTGGGCCTGGATTTCTGCACGTTCGGCAATCATGAATTCGATTTGAAAGAACCGGCTTTCTTGCAGCGTTTGTCAGAATCGCGTTTCAACTGGGTTGCCAGCAATGCCTTTGACAAAAACGGCAAGCCATTTTCCGGAGTTTCCGAGAATATTATCTTCACTGCGAGCAACAAAACCGGACAATCCGTGCGTGTGGGATTGTTTGCCGTAATGCTGACGAAAAATAATCCGAATTATGTGACGTTTCGCCTTCCGCTTGAGGTTGCGCGCGAGCAAGTAAAAAAACTCAGAGACCAGGTTGATATTCTCATCGCCCTCACGCATTTGACGCTCGACGAAGACATTCAGCTCGCGCAAACGCTGCCGGAAATCGATTTGATTCTCGGCGGGCACGAACATGAAAATGTGCAAGTCTGGCGCGGGCCGGAGTTCACGCCGGTATTCAAGGCGGATGCCAATGCGCGCTCGGTTTATATTCATGAATTGACGATCGATCCCGCCACCAAAAAGCTTCGCATCGATACTCGCTTGCAACCGATTACGTCTGAAATTGCCGAAGATTCCGAAGTCAAAGTGGAAGTGCAAAAATGGGTGGATTTGGCTTTTAACGCATTTCGCAAAATGGGCTTTGAGCCGGAGAAGCTTGTGGTTAATTCTCCCGACGTGCTGGACGGCCGCGAGTCGACGGTGCGCAACACGTCAAGCAAACTGACGGAGTTGATCACCGCCTCATTTCTTGCGGTGGCGCCGGAGGCGGATCTCGCGATTTTCAATGGCGGCTCGATTCGCATCGACGACGAGCTGCAGCCCGGCCCGGTTTCAGAATATGACGTGATCCGCATTCTGCCGTTCGGCGGCTACATCGTTTTCGCGGAAATGCGCGGCCGCTTGCTCAAACAAGTTCTGGAGCAAGGCCAGAAAAATAAGGGTAGCGGGGGCTATTTGCATACCGCGAACGTTACCTGGAGCAGCGAAAAAGACAATTGGCTGATCAACGGCATCGAGCTTGACCAGCGCCGCAATTACAAAGTGGCAATCAGCGATTTCTTGATTTCCGGAAACGAGCACGGGCTGGATTATTTGAATCGCCAAAATGCGGATTTGAAAGTGCTGAATGAAAATGTTGCGGAAATACGCCGGGCGTTGATCGATCACTTGCAGAAAATCTACGGCAAGCCGTAAGGCCGCGCCACGACCGGCAAAAAGCCTTTGCTTTATTTGAATGTCGGCTTTATTTTATCAATGGGGAGGCGAGCATGAACGAAGAGCGGGCGAATTTCAAGGCCTATGAAGCGCGATTGATTCAACTGCTGCGGCTGCGTTTCGAGCAAGCCAATTTCAAAGTCGAGGATCATGAAAAGGTCGGTGAACTGCCGCTCGAAATCGACGTGATCGTGATTTCAGCGGACGAGAACAAGAAACCGGATTTTTCCAAGCTGCCGCCGCTGTTTCGCTATTTTCAGCGCTTCAACATCATGGAGCTGAAAACCGAGAAGGATCGCCTAGAACCCGGCGATCTGCTCAAGCTGCAAGCTTACGGCTGGCTGTACATGGCGAAGCATAGCATCTACAGCATTGCCGAGGTGACGCTCTCGGCTGTGGTGCATCATCTCAGCGCAGCGGTTTTGAATGTCTTGCCTGTGCTTGGCTATAAGTTGATTGAGCCCGGCATATTCCGGCGTGATTCGGATATGGTTTCGTATCTGATCGCAACCGAAGATTTGCCGGATGAGGTGACGCCTGAAGAGCTGCAAATATTTTCGACTCCGGCGCGCCGGCAGAAAATTATCTTGTCGCAATTCCTGCTCAATCGTTCGACTCCGATTCTCGAAACCGTTTTTGATCTTTACCAAAGTGAGGTGCTCAAAATGATTGACGTTAAACCGGAGTTTATCGATAAGATGATTGAGACCCTGGGGCATGAAAAGCTGATCGCGGCACTGCAAAGAACTATGGGCGCCGACAAGCTATTGGCGGCTTTTAGCGGTGGTGATCAAGACAAATTGATCGCCGCTTTGAGTCAAACTGGGGCACGCGACAAGCTTTTAGCCGCTTTTAGCAAAGAAGAGCTTCTGTCAGTCTTGAGCAAAGAAGATGTGATAAAAGCACTGGGAGAAGAAGAAATCCTAAAGTCCCTGTGGAGCAAACTTGGGGCAGAACAGTTTCAGAAACTTCTGGCTCAGATTGATCGAAACTGAATATGAAACTTCTCTCCTGGAACGTCAACGGCATTCGCGCGGTGCTCAAAAAAGGCTTGGTGGAATTCATTCAAAAAAACAAGCCGGATATTCTATGCCTGCAGGAAACCAAGGCCGCGCCCGAGCAAGTTGAATTGGAATTGCCGGGTTACCGGCAATACTGGAACTCCGCCGAGAAAAAAGGCTATGCCGGCACGGTGATCTTTACGAAAACCGAACCGCTCAGCGTGAAAAACGACATGGGCATCGCCGAGCACGATCGCGAAGGCCGGGTGATTGCCGCGGAATATGCGGATTTTTTTCTCGTCAATGTTTATACCCCCAACGCCAAGCGTGATTTATCACGCCTTGATTATCGCATCAAATGGGATATCGATTTTTTGAAGTATCTCAAGAAATTGGAAAAGAAAAAGCCGGTGATTTTTTGCGGGGATTTGAACGTGGCGCACACGGAAAT contains:
- a CDS encoding flavin reductase family protein; amino-acid sequence: MIDQKDFRRVLGAFATGVTIVTTRAGDKIHGLTANAFCSVSLAPPLVLVCVNKNAQSHDLIMQGKCFAVNILNVDQQHIAERFAQEALSGAARFDTLETRAAVTGAPVLDESLGWVDCKLTASHEGGDHTIFVGEVVALSDGDAKVSPLLYFRSEYRILGNSDFPAR
- the xth gene encoding exodeoxyribonuclease III codes for the protein MKLLSWNVNGIRAVLKKGLVEFIQKNKPDILCLQETKAAPEQVELELPGYRQYWNSAEKKGYAGTVIFTKTEPLSVKNDMGIAEHDREGRVIAAEYADFFLVNVYTPNAKRDLSRLDYRIKWDIDFLKYLKKLEKKKPVIFCGDLNVAHTEIDLTNPKANVGNHGFTPEERAGFGNIVKKGFVDTFREFQKEGGHYTWWSQIGNARSRNVGWRIDYFCISAALRPRLKEAFILSEVMGSDHCPIGIVLK
- a CDS encoding bifunctional metallophosphatase/5'-nucleotidase, with protein sequence MLLLSCAGPARISQPRAGSIGDSIRITLLQINDVYEITPVSGGKEGGMARLATLRKQLQAENPHTFMLLAGDLFSPSALGTAKVDDVRLDGKQMVAVLNAVGLDFCTFGNHEFDLKEPAFLQRLSESRFNWVASNAFDKNGKPFSGVSENIIFTASNKTGQSVRVGLFAVMLTKNNPNYVTFRLPLEVAREQVKKLRDQVDILIALTHLTLDEDIQLAQTLPEIDLILGGHEHENVQVWRGPEFTPVFKADANARSVYIHELTIDPATKKLRIDTRLQPITSEIAEDSEVKVEVQKWVDLAFNAFRKMGFEPEKLVVNSPDVLDGRESTVRNTSSKLTELITASFLAVAPEADLAIFNGGSIRIDDELQPGPVSEYDVIRILPFGGYIVFAEMRGRLLKQVLEQGQKNKGSGGYLHTANVTWSSEKDNWLINGIELDQRRNYKVAISDFLISGNEHGLDYLNRQNADLKVLNENVAEIRRALIDHLQKIYGKP
- a CDS encoding HAMP domain-containing protein; amino-acid sequence: MFRPRIRTLLILFLILQMGAVLALAGFYLQWRMRAQIEGELADKLTAFAKTGAQTASAAVGAAPIISLLPGDETSRTASTLHAQLAPLAEAGALARIMIFARTDRILFDSRRELAIGSEYVRLRFDQEEISRAWQGRASAAKLFFDAQNQPFKAAYAPLREDGNVVAIVGIEGSAAALSAIAEIQRVLWSIAALGLIVAAISGIIFARRLTSPLERLRRAAEAIGAGAPEVAFEVKGTEEIRFLAQTMQHMREAIVTREQNLRMMLAGVAHEIRNPLGGIELFAGMLEND